Below is a genomic region from Brassica oleracea var. oleracea cultivar TO1000 chromosome C9, BOL, whole genome shotgun sequence.
NNNNNNNNNNNNNNNNNNNNNNNNNNNNNNNNNNNNNNNNNNNNNNNNNNNNNNNNNNNNNNNNNNNNNNNNNNNNNNNNNNNNNNNNNNNNNNNNNNNNNNNNNNNNNNNNNNNNNNNNNNNNNNNNNNNNNNNNNNNNNNNNNNNNNNNNNNNNNNNNNNNNNNNNNNNNNNNNNNNNNNNNNNNNNNNNNNNNNNNNNNNNNNNNNNNNNNNNNNNNNNNNNNNNNNNNNNNNNNNNNNNNNNNNNNNNNNNNNNNNNNNNNNNNNNNNNNNNNNNNNNNNNNNNNNNNNNNNNNNNNNNNNNNNNNNNNNNNNNNNNNNNNNNNNNNNNNNNNNNNNNNNNNNNNNNNNNNNNNNNNNNNNNNNNNNNNNNNNNNNNNNNNNNNNNNNNNNNNNNNNNNNNNNNNNNNNNNNNNNNNNNNNNNNNNNNNNNNNNNNNNNNNNNNNNNNNNNNNNNNNNNNNNNNNNNNNNNNNNNNNNNNNNNNNNNNNNNNNNNNNNNNNNNNNNNNNNNNNNNNNNNNNNNNNNNNNNNNNNNNNNNNNNNNNNNNNNNNNNNNNNNNNNNNNNNNNNNNNNNNNNNNNNNNNNNNNNNNNNNNNNNNNNNNNNNNNNNNNNNNNNNNNNNNNNNNNNNNNNNNNNNNNNNNNNNNNNNNNNNNNNNNNNNNNNNNNNNNNNNNNNNNNNNNNNNNNNNNNNNNNNNNNNNNNNNNNNNNNNNNNNNNNNNNNNNNNNNNNNNNNNNNNNNNNNNNNNNNNNNNNNNNNNNNNNNNNNNNNNNNNNNNNNNNNNNNNNNNNNNNNNNNNNNNNNNNNNNNNNNNNNNNNNNNNNNNNNNNNNNNNNNNNNNNNNNNNNNNNNNNNNNNNNGGGAGTAATTGAAGTGAATGTGTGTGTGTGTAGGTAGGAGAAGAGGGGGAGGAGAAGAAAAAAGCATCAAGAGGAGGAGGGGGTATCTTTGCAGCACTGAGGAGAAGTGCAACAACACATCATTGAATAACATACATAGATGGATTTGCATATGATATTTATATATATCTCGACAGTGTATGTCAAATTGAAGAGTGTGTATTGTTGGTTGGTTCAATTGATTTTGTAAGTTATTATATACTCAAAACTCTCTTGTTGATGTAGAAAGAATTAAAAGACTCATTTTGTTGTTCTCGTTGTACTAGTGTTAGTATGTTGACCCCAAAAAAAATCAGTAACTTTGAGGGAAATCAACAATTGCATACATAAAAATATCTACCACAATACATATTACAAGTAAAAACAGGACATGGGGGGGCTGGCTACTTGAGAAGTGGAGCGGCATTGCGAATGGAGAGATAGTGGTGGACTTGGTGGGTGGAGAGTGACCTTAGAGCCTTGAAAACATGAGCATTTGCATAGCGGAGGTTTGTTCTGGGGTCTACATATGGCGCCTGTCACCAATCCAAACCAAGAGATGATCAAACTAAAGAAAAGGTCGAAAATCAGAAATAAATTAGTAATACATACCTCGAATCCAGTGACATCGCAAATTCTCTTGCATGGCTGAGTGGATGGAGGCGACTCGATGTTGATATCTGCACACGAAAGAAAGAAAGAACGATTGATTATAGTGAAGAAGAGGAGGAGTATTTTAATTTTTCTGAATCGAGAGAGAGATACAAAAGGGATCATCAGGGTCAGCTTGGAGGATCTGCTTGAGATGTTTCCACCTTCCTCGAGACTGCCCCTTTGGGTACTTTTCATAGGCCTGTGTCTTCTTAAAGCTCAGATGCATCGGAACCACTATATCTGCATCAACCAACTCCCCCTCCATCTTCTTCTGTTAGTTAAACCCTAGATCCATCCGAGGATGCTTTATACGCCGTCTCTCGGTTGTTAATAACCGGTCCGGTCCGGTCCGGTATTGTGAATTAAGAAAAACAAATGAGTAAACCAAGAGTTTCTTCTTCTTCTTCTTCTTCTTCTATCACACAAACAATCTGTAGATCTTCTCTCTCAGATTATGGCATGATTCGAA
It encodes:
- the LOC106317384 gene encoding chromatin-remodeling complex subunit ies6-like — translated: MEGELVDADIVVPMHLSFKKTQAYEKYPKGQSRGRWKHLKQILQADPDDPFYINIESPPSTQPCKRICDVTGFEAPYVDPRTNLRYANAHVFKALRSLSTHQVHHYLSIRNAAPLLK